Genomic DNA from Melopsittacus undulatus isolate bMelUnd1 chromosome 2, bMelUnd1.mat.Z, whole genome shotgun sequence:
CACTTGCATGGCAGTTGTGAGGAAAATAGTGCATGTGAACAGAGACAGAACTGTCAGGGTGGGAAGATGTTTGCTGTTATATCCACTGTGTTCGCAGGTGGCAAGTGGTAAATTAAGACAGCTTGGGGAATCTCTCAGGGAATGACAGCTTCCTCATAGACAAACAATAGTCTGGGTAGAGGAAGAGTAAGCAGAAGGCAAAGGAGGCAATGCAGGCAAGCACTGGCATCTTGAGTTCTCCAAGAGCTAGaagttctttcttcttcccctctacCAGTTCTGCCTCTCTCTTGCAGGAGGTCTGAGAAGGAGGTGCGCTGCTTCAGTGATGTTATAGACGCTCCCACCCAAGGCTTTCCATGTGCTCTCACTCCTGCTGTCCCCAACAAGGTAAAGGCAGTCCATGTTCCTGTGGCTCAGGGTTGGGATGTGCCTTGAAGCACTGAGCAGAAGAAGTGACTAAAGCAAGCTCGTGTACATACATGtagtcaggcactggaacaggctgcccagggagtcaccatccctggaagtgttcacacactgtgtagatgaggccatcagtgccatgggttagtggtgggcTTGGTGGTCCTGGGATAGAgcttggactggatgagcttaaaggtcttttccaacctcattgaTGTGTGTTATAGCTACAGTTGCCCACTTCTGTAAGAATCCTAAACTTGTTCATTTAACCATTTCTTATGCTATGCTGAATCAAGTTGGTCGTCTGACTCATTGAAAGAGAGAAATTCCTGATACCTGTCTAATCAGGTTCCAGGTCAAACTTTTGCAACCAAGCTGAAGACTTATTTGGCCAATTGTATTGTCCATGCTATCTGTTAAGGAAGAATGATTCAATCTTGTCTTCAGTGAGCAGGTAGTTTCTGTGCCAAAACATGGAGAGAGCTGTTGGATCCTTCACTAACCTTCTGTGGGTTACCACAGAAGCTGATGCTAGCTTCTGCAAATGTTCATATTGCTTTCCCGgttgtcttttccttttcacagacTGTGGACTTGTTTGAGATGATTGAAAAAATGCAGGTAAGGAGAAATTTTTCCTGTCAGACTTTGGGGtctcttgattttgttttcatagcCAACTAAATGATCAGCTGCTATTTGTCATGCCGCTTCAGACCCAATGCCCTTTAATTTGGGCTTGCAGAGTATTTAGCTCTTCTAGGCCCAAGCTTCTGTACCTAATCTTGAATGGGGCTTCAGAAGCATTTTCCTGTGTTCATTTCTTCAGCCATCCTGATGGAAGCAATAGACACAAATTATTATAGttgtgtcctttgcagaagtgTGATTCTGACAGAAAATCAAAGCTGCATTAAGGTATCTCTGGCATCTTTGCCATGGAACTATATATCTGCTGGGTGGCAGCTGCTAATGACAGGTGATTAATGGGATGTTAACATAACTGTATTTAATAAGGTCAACCAGTTTAATAAATAACTACTGCAGACCCTGTCTTTAACTTGCAGAATACAGGAGGACTCTGGCTTAATTCTCTCATGGAAATATGTGCATTTAGTTGCATATATtacattataaaattaaaatagaataaaaggggaaaaaacccaactcagCCCTACCAAATAAAGAGATTGTGATGTAATAATGTggtatatatgtaaataaaaaaatcttcaaaactgaattttcagaTGATTTGTTCACAGAGAATTCTTGGAAACCACCAAGATTTTCTCTGAAAGGTACAACActctttaaaatgctgcagttaACTTTGACCATAACATGTTATGGTTATAACATGTAACATGGCACATAACACCTGCTTTTTACTGTGTGCAGGAATTAAACTTATAAGAAACAACTTACTTTCTGGAATTTGGGTGATCAAATCATGGGCATGAGGAAAATGCAATACTTTGATGGGACTGCAAAGGTGTGGAGGTGGAAGGTAGCAGCAAAATGCTGGGCATTTTATAACTCAGTATAGAGTTTTGAGGCTGATGTACAGACTTATTTGACAGATTAGAAAGGAAAGCGGGGGGGTGTATATCTTCTCTATATTCATGTGTATACAGTTCTAGCTTTACTCCTCGTCTTTATTCCAAACTTCCATAAAATAGAAGTTTATGGAGAGAGACAATTACTTATATTGGAGATACAGAGAAGGACACCAAGGGTAAGTGAAGCAGACGTGCTAAAACATAGGGTTCACTGTCTGTGACTTTTATGTTTCCAGGGAAGTCGTCTGGATGAGCAAAGATGTTCCCTTCCAGCTCCTCTCAAGGTCAGGCCAAGTTGTTGTTGCATCCTAAGTTGCTGAGAATGACAGATAAATACTGACCTGGCTTCCAGTGTATTTTCACCTTGAGGTGAACAGGGAGCCTACAAACAGCCCAAGAATATATGTGCTtgccttcttttctgcttcttccttgAAGCTGTTGTGCAAAAGGGTGAAACTATATAGCTGAAATAGAATCGACACTTCCCTTTACAAATTTAAGTGGTTCCAAGAGGTGTTTCCTATTATTAACAATCTTAGCTTTGAATAAGTAATGTCTTAACATTTATTCAGTTGAAAAGCTATAATAATCGTTTTGAAACCAGACTGTGTTTATTTCAGTAGTCTGCTTGAGGACTCACATAGATGCTACTAGAAAGCTGGTGTATTTCCCTCAATACTAAGCCAGTAAGAACAGATTCCCAACTTCAGAGTCTGAAATCTTGTCCATTTCTTCAGTCTCTGCTCAAGCACAGTATCCTTAAAATCAACCTTGACACGAATTTGATCTTGGAATGACTTTAAAAAGAAGCTACATAAAGAATTGATATAGCTGAATTCTGACAGAGATAGTCAGTGCTTTTTGTGGTGATGGAAGGGCATCCAACTGGCATAAAGTCGCTCAGATACTGCTCCTGTTCTTACTGTTGTATACCTCAGGTCTAGCTATGGAGATGACACAACCTTGATCCTATTGTCAATAACAGTACTATTTCTACCATCCCTACTGTCATCTCTGACTGCAGAAGAACAGCAGCTGTCTAGCACTGTGTGGAAAGAAATGCTCTCAATCCTAACCTCATCCAGTTTCCCTCTAGTTTGGCTACCTCCTCATTTTGTACGCCTGTATTCTGTATAGTTTCAAAGAGGAAGGTGGGTGAAAACTGATTCCTAAATTTATTGTTCTCAAAGTTCTATATTGCTGAGACCTGGCAAATGGAGTCTAACCTTGAATCCTAAAGTAAAACTCTAAAGATGAACTAGGGCAGAGTGGAAGCAGAGGGCACAGCTTGCACCATCATGAATTCGTAACACTCTAAGAGATGTTGTGCATTTTACTAATGGTCTCTTCTGATTTCAGACAGAAGAGGAGTATATTCCTTACCCCAGCATCCACGAGGTGAGTTAGTACTGCTCTCCTCTGTTTTCCCTTGGACTTATTGGCCTGTCAGCATTCATGTTCTCTGTCCTTCCGATTAGGTATTACAGAAAGGGTGGCCATATCCTCTCATTATCTTACCCCAGTTTGGGGGCTACTGGATTGAAGGGACCAGCCACAACCTTTCCAGCTCGAGTCCAACTCTGTCTGATGCACCCTTTCCCTGGAGTGGTAAAGCGAAACTGGAAAGTGACCCTACAGCCAAGCTGTACCGCAAACATTTCCTGGGCAAGGTAAGGGTGCCCTTCAGAGCCTTCTCTGCCCACCCAGCCTCAGGGCTGAGATGCATCCCAGGCTTTTTCTGATGGACTTGGAAATAACTGCACAGTTGCTGCATTTCAATTCCTCATGGTGCCATGAACTAATGTAAATGAAGTACAAACTACCATACGGCCTGTAGTGTTTTAAGTtggtcctgctgctctgtgatGTGTGCATCATCCTGTGTGCTAACAAAAGAGAAGGATTTGTACAGGAAATGATTATATTTGGTTAAGAAGCTCTTCTGAGGCTCCATGACAGATAACAACTTTGGGATgataaaagggggaaaagtgtAATAGTACTGGGAATTGAGATGGTACTGTTTTTAGAAGGGACTGCAGAACTGGGAGTGCAAGCCCCTCAGTAGTAAGCAAAATGGTTCATGTTTGTCAGTAGCAAGTATAGTCACCACAGAATGTGCATGAAGAGACTGGACAATGTGCCTTATAGTTGTTTGATTTAAGTTAATCTGGGGGTAAGTATTCCTTGACTTCCAGTCTGACAGAGGGAAACAGAGCTTGGCCTCACAAAGTGGATGTTTGCTGGCTGGCCATTAAGGTCTTTTAGCCTGTTCAGGGAATTGATCGATTCCCAGACTAGATCTCAGGATGATGTTAGCCATTAAGAACAAGTGAGAACAAACTCATGATCTCATCTGAGATTTGGTTCACGGCATAACGAGATAAGAAGCGTGCTGGTTATACATGCAAGGCATCTTCTTCAGTGGTCTCCCTCTGAAACTGCTTAACAGGATCAAAACTAGGGAGGAGGTGAACCTTTGACCAGTGCTGAGAACTTGTTCTGTAGTAGTTGGGCTTGTCGGAATGATCTTATGTAGCACTCAACACTAGAAACCAGTATTAATAGGATGTTTGTAAAGTGTCCTTTGTGGAGGCTTCCCTTCTAGGCTGACAGATATGAAGAAGGTTGTAAAACTTTGTCTTACACTGTGGGAATTATTCAATGTCTGTGTTGTTTTCAAGACTATAATAAAGAGAAGTAGCTTTAAGCCAGGAAGGATTTAATAAAAGTATACCTTGGGAATACCAGACAGAGAACCTTAGGATGCAGTTTCACAAGCACTTGAAGCTGCAAGTGTTGATGAGAGAAGCTTTCTTGCCATATGTTCATATGTGGTCATGTATTTCTCCATTatgctgttttttccttgtGCTGGTTTAAGTGTTGTTGCTGCAGTGCTCTGAATATGGAGTATTCTCAGTAGAAGGAGCTATGTCTTAAGTTATTAGCGTGAAATTCTAGCTTAACCCAGGATAAAGAGGTGGAAACTATTTGAAGTAGTCAAAggacatttttattattaggTGTAACTGTGATGATCTCTTTTGGTACTTTAAAGTGTCTCTAATTTTGCTTCACTACAAGTCTGTGCTTTTAGTAAACATGTTCTCCAACTTGCTGAGACTGCAAGTCTTCTCATATTCATAATCATTTTCCTCTGGTATGCAAGTACATGTGTTTTGGAGCCTGTTACTGTTTTCCTGTCATGACAAGCCCAAGATAGAGCAGAGACGCAGAGAGGGCCTGCAAGAAGACAACCTTATCAGGTATTACTTCAGTGACTCTGCAGTTGACAACAATTGCAGTAGAGTCTTGGTCCTTGTTGTCATCTGACTGACAAACACCACCTTAAACTTTTCCAACAAGAAGGCTTCAAGTATATCAACAACTGGAATAATGATGCTGCCTACTTGATATTGTAAGTTTTTTAGTTATCTGTCACTGTTGATAGTTTTAGATGTTCAAGTATCATAATATTCCTGTAGGTCATCATGTAATCAATTCAGCCACCAaggctgctttccttccttcttcagggatgaaattgtttttcattattttcagttgtttgatGGACAAGAATGGGCTAATGACTTTTGAATCCTGGAGAGACCTTTTTGTGTTCTCTGGCTTCCTATTGCTAAAAGAACCCATGAAACACACCAGGCTCAGAAGCCTGTGTCCCATTTTTTGGTCTTTGTAGCTCTGTGTTAAATTTGGCTGCAGCTAATTTCAGGCTTTGGCTCCTATTCCTTTGTTCTGACTTCTAGTCTTCACTTTCGGTGGCATTGTGCCATCTTTTTCCTTAACAGCCCCTATAGGACATCCGCCTGAGCATATAACTTCTTTGATTCATGTACCTCTTTGATTCTAAATTTCAACTGCCCATTGAGCATGCTCTTTTGCTCGTGGAGTCTGCCTGTTCCTCAGCTGCTCTTTCTGCCCTTGGGCACAATGACTGCACCTGATTCTTGTTCACATCCCAAAAATGTATTAGTATCCTGGAAGTTGTGGTCATGGAGAACTAAACTGTCCTGTCAGCCTTGGGATTCCCTGaatttcatcttttcttcccAAGTAAGATAAGTTCAGTCACAACCAATGACTTGTGTGACAGATCAGTCTGCACTCCTGTGATCTGAACACTGCAGCTAGCAGCCACGTTAttctgtttgcttctctttACCTTATACCTTATCTTTGCCAGGACCCACTTGTTTGGATGATGCTAGCATCAGAAGCCATGAAATTTCTTCCCCATAAGTCAGTAGCAGGGCAGTTCTGGGTGttcttgtgtggttttgttttactttctgtCTCAGAGAGGAAGTGAGGACAATGACATAAGGACTCTAATACTTAAAGGAAGGTCAGTAGCATCATCTTCACATGCAGGTTCAGGGTAGTGACTGTGGTCTTAGttattctttcttctcctccacagAGAGGGGACTGGTTTCCCTCTGTGTCCACCCACATAATCAAAGGATTTCAGTAGATGTATCTTTACTTCACAGTGAGTCAGAGCTATGACTAATACAGAAAAAGAGTTCAGAGTTTTCCCACAGCAAAAGCCAATCTCACCATTGTCTTGAGAGAGGTTGTGATCCACCAGTGAAAGAATAGACCTGTATTTTCTAGGCAAAAAGCTGAGGAAGGAACCATCAGATGGGCAACTCTTTGATCAAATTACACACTTTGCTCCTATGAAGTTcttattgttattttttgtgtgtgtctggaGTGTTCCTTTCACAGAACATATTCCAAATTTGCAAGTTCTGACTGTACAACAGGACACTTACCTTACTGTCCCAGTGCACAACACCCTTGTGTCATGCACAAGAACGCACTTACACAGTGCTTCCTGTGATGCTCCCCCTGAGTCTTGCAATCCTAGTTACTTACTTCATGCTCCCTGGCTGTCTTCTCAGGTTGCAAGTGGCTCTGTCCTTGATTTGAGGTGACTGCTATTCTGGTGGTAGAACAGCCCATTCATTAATTGCAGGGCTGTGCAAATCTCTCTCCCCCATTTAATTTGACTGTGACAAACACTTCTACAACCAAACAGCATAAAGCCTTTGGTGTATATCAGAAAAGAGTTTGTACACGCTAAAATGTATGCAGAGTGCTTTGAATGGATCTTTCAAGTAAGGTGGTGATGGACAGCACTATGATTAGAAAGTATATCAACAAGCCAGGTAGCAAATGGTGCCTCTTCTCTGTGAAGCAATTGACCAGTGGAACTGAGGAATCAAGCTCCCCATTAAAGTGTGTGCATTTTATCTCCTGGCAGTGTCTGCCTTTTCAGTGAGTGGacagagctgctttttcctACAGAACCATGAGTGGGTAATCCAGTTGGGTATCTTGACATACATCATCTGTCTGCAGGAGATTCCAAAAGAAAACCTTGGTTTTTATTACTTTGTTGCCTGTTGCCTAAACTGGTTCTGCACTGACAATCTCTGTGGACACATTCCTGGTTCCACTATCAGCAGATTCCTGTATGACATTCTCCTTATTGGCATGGTGCTGAGGCATAAGGAGGCACTGATAATTCTGCCTGCTATAGGGTAACTGAGACTGTTTTGGTCTGgaaattctttattttgttttatttattattacttttcttttctGAGCAGGGGTCCTACCCCAGCTTCCATTGGTGCTAGCTCTACAGTGTGATACGGATCTCACTATATTCTCTTGAGTTGGAGGATGAATACTGGGATGTACTACTGCCCCTTTCAATAGAAGTACTTACTAGCAGCAAGAGATTAAGATATTAATCTAATCAAATCTAATGGAAAGAGAACTGGATTCCCTGCATGATCGCTAGTTTCTATGTCCTGTTTATGCCCCAAATCCAATAATTTGGGCTATTTGCTAAAAGCATGAGTTCAGTCTCAATTCTTTGGTCAGACTTTATACAGCAGCCAGCTCCAAAAACTAGCCATAAAGTGGTTTTCCACTAAGAAGACAGAAGTGATCTAAGCATTTCTGGGTGATTCCACCTATACAGTATTCTCATTGTGCTAGAGGTTTCCGTTCACATCTCTTGTTGAAAGTTGAAAGGCCTCTAACCATTTGAGTTTAAAGGTCatatatattgatatatatgTTGTATCTATCTGTCTCAGTGTATAAAATATACATTGTTATACCCAGGCCATTGGCTGTATACCCAGGACAAATGTATGACTGCAGCCACTTGCATATGGAGCCTGTGGAAATGTTTGCATTGCTGTTCATTGTTTGAATGATGCTCTCTGTTTGAGGCATGCTTATGCTTTAGTGTAAGTAGTGTCAGTGGCCCTGCTGAGAACAGTCTTCATCTGCAAAGACGTTACCTGAACCTGTGATGCATCCTCACTGAAATGCAAATGCTCTTACAGATCAGCCACTTGGTATAATGATCCTGCCATTACTCATTCGTATAGAAAATTCCCATGACCACATCCAGTTGAATGTGCTGGAGACCACTACTTAGTCGTGAGAGGCCTGAATGGATACAGGGCAAGTCAGCAAAAGATACACatttttttacaggaaaattgATTTCTTCAAAATGTCTTGCTGAATGTTCTCATTCTATTCCTTCTCAGGAGGCCATTATGATGATGGACTGCTGAGGAGAAACTGAGCCGAGAGTGGATGAGCTTTGATTGATATGCTTATGCACTGATCATGAAGGGGGCTGGGAGACAGCATATGCCTGTCTTCAAGCGTGCCATTGCTATCAAAGAAAAAATCAGCTATTCTTGGGTGACAAGTTGTATGCAAAAACTGGGGTAAACTTCTCTGGGGAGCGTGTTGGGAATAAAGCATTTTGTCTTCCTGTTTTCAGGAGCACCAGAACTTTTACTCCAGTGACATGTCCTTGGGCTACCTGGTACTTTCTGTGAAGTATGAACAGATCgagaaacaggaaaatctaCGCCTGTTGCTCAGGTAATAGTGCCTGTTGTTGAAGTGTGTGTCACTGTGTGGTGTCTATCACCTTACCTTGAGCTTTCTCAATATGGGTGCAGATCTCATGTCTTTCTCTGGTAGTGGACTGCAAAGAAACCtttgagccttcttttcttgcCTTCCCTTCTAAGTTTCTCTTAGTGGTTTCTTTTAGGAAGCTGAAGTCATGTTTGCAGGTGCATCTTTATAGTTCCTGGGTGAGCATCTGTTCTTCTCTCAAAAAGgaagtttttctgtttattctgcTTACTTAGAGACAGATGAGTATTCTCTAGGAGAATGTGGATTCCCTGATGGAAGGCAGCCTAGCCCAGGCCTTTGGACTTTGTACTTGAGACTAAGGCTCCCTTAAAGGTGAGCTAGAATGTTCTTTGTAAGGCAGGACTTGCCTTTGGTGAAGCTGTGTTGTCTTGACTCACTTCCCTGtcttccatgtgccttagcatggcTTCAAGAAGGATCTTACCAGGTGCAGAGGTGAGGTTGGCAGGTCAGTGGTCCCTGGGTTCCTCCTTTCTAGCCTTCTTTTTAAAGCTGGGTGTGATATtgccctttttccagtcaccagAGGcctcacctgactgccatgacttctcAAATACCATGGATGTGGCTTAGCAACTACATAAGACTTTTCCCTCAGGACTCTGGGATGgatctcatcaggtcccataggTTGTGTATGTTTGGGTTCCTCAAGTGGTCGTGAACTTGATCCTCACTTATAGTGGGAGGGACTTTGCTCCCCCATTTCCCACCTTGCAGTTTATCCACTCAAGATGTGTGGGTATGAATCCATTATAATGCTGCGTCCGTGAATTGTATTTTAGCACTTAgatttctgtgaaagaaaatggtGGTAGTGGGAGAGCAAAATACTTCTTCAAGCAAGAAAAGAATGCAAAGGAGCAAGAGACATCCCTGGTTTtgtcttcctctgctccccacaACAACTGATGAGCAATAAGAAGTGTAAATAACCTCCCTTTTCCAGTGATTTTATGCACCAGACTTCAAATGAATCCTCTGGAATTAACTGCTTTGAGGATAACTTGAAGGGATGGCTACTCTTTCTTTAAAGAGCCAGTGTTGCCTgtgtctccctgaagccttttctctaattacttctttgttttgtgtCAGGACTCGGACTGGCACCAAACATGACCTGATCCCCATTTCCTGTCTGAATGAGTTTCCTAATGCAGTCCAGATGGCAAAGGTGAGATTCATGCTTACCTGATTGTTCCTAATGCCTCATTCTTCAAGTTGCTTTTACCTCTGTCCTCCCACTTCCCTATTCTCTACCATTCTTCAATAGTACTGTCATGTACTTCCCTTTACACTTCCCTTtatcttcccttctttctcttctaaatTTACCTCGGAACTTTTGCCTGACTCCTATCAGATAACTGGGAGCATTGCCCATGCTCTCATGCCCACAGCAAACCAGGACACATGATAATCTCACTTCTGTTTCCCTCTTGCTCTCTCTCACTCAACAGCTAGTATGTGAGGATGTGAATGTTGAACGCTTCTTTCCTGTCCTCTACCCCAAGGTACAATGTTCTGATATGTCCGTATGTCCCTTTTCCATTAAGGTATGGCTAATGACATCCAACTGATAACTTGTATTTTCATTACCTCAGGCTTCGCAGCTTATTGTTGCATTTGATGAACATGTCATAAGCAATAACTTCAAATTTGGGGTCATCTACCAGAAACCTGGACAGGTAAGCTCCCTTAGATGCCATCATAATTGAGGCAAACAGAAAGAGTCAGTTCTCTTAGCTTAAATGTAATAAGAAAGTCTGTGTTATGCTGTGAATACACATGCTGGAAAGAGAGAGGATGGAAGCTTCATCCATCAAGTTGATTGATTTGTTTGTGCAGGTCCTCAAAGCTGCTTGAACTGTGTGTAGAAATTGCTGCCTGTTATTTTGTACTGCTTGTGCTCCTTACGGCTTCTCCTTTGTCTTTTGAAGACGACGGAAGAAGAAGTCTTCAGTAACACAGAAGAGAGTCTGGGTTTCCTGGAGTTCCTGGATTTCCTTGGTGACAGGATTCAGCTGCAGGACTTCCGTGGGTGCGTACCCAGTGCAGTTAGAAAGCCAGATGTAGTTAAGGAATACCATGTGTTCAGAGGCTGTTACTCTGTTAAGTGAGGTGTCCTGTGAGTCCCAGTGCAGGTGGAGAAGCCTAGAATGCTTTTGTCAGCAATCCTGGCTGGGAACAAGTTGAATCTTAGGTCTGTGCTGGTGTTTTCATGTAAATGTCTCCTTGTTTCTTAATCTCACCCACAATATCAGCAAAGAATAGTTTTGTTGGGCTATACAAAGGTAAGTTTGTGTCACAATGATATGGGTCAGTATTGATTTAGTCTCTCTGTGGGGTGGCTCATCCTTCCTGTATTTCTAAAACATGGATTGTATTTCTCAGAAGACTGTCGAAGAAAGTGGCTCCTTTGGGGATTCCTGGTTTAGGTTCATGACTTTTAGCAAGCAAATACACTCATCAGCTGAAATACTGTGCAGCTTCAATCAGTGCTTTTGCTTTGGGAAGATTTATTGCCTTCACTGTCACTGATTTCTTAATATATACCTTTGATAATATTGATGTATCAAGCTACTGTTATTGATACCTTCTTCTCTCCACTTTCTAATCTCTGTCCTAATGCCTGACCGATGGCACGGTATGGATTTGCTCAGGTTCCGGGGAGGCCTGGATGTTACCAGAGGTCAGACAGGCACTGAGTCAGTCTATACAAACTTCCGGGGCAAGGAGATCATGTTTCATGTATCTACGAAGCTGCCCTTCACAGAGGGAGATTCCCAGCAGGTACTCAAGGGAGAACTAAGGAATACAACAGTGGGGCTAAGAGAGGAGGGGTATTTGGTGAGAGACTGCATGCCCAACTGCATAATATTGGGAATTATGGCTGGGATAATGGTAAAAGTAGTAATGAGGGGTTTGGTTGAACACATGGGTTAGAGATGCTACACAACTCATATTTGAGGCTCTATTATACTGTTCCACTCATTTTCACCTGCCTtcttgctttgttattttttcctctccagcttcagCGGAAGCGTCACATTGGGAATGACATAGTAGCCATCATCTTCCAGGATGAAAGCACACCTTTTGTCCCGGATATGATCGCTTCTAATTTCTTACATGCTTATGTGGTAGTTCAGCTCACTCATGGCACCACTGGGGACACTCTCTACAAGGTAAACAGAGCCAATAGGTTCCTCTATACTGATTTACTGATACTGATGCTGGAAGTGAAAAGCTGTTCTTGGGCCTTTGGGAGAGGTATAGGTTCAGCCAGCTGTCATCCTAATTTGTTAAGTATCTATACATGAAATCTTCAATGTAGTTATATGTTTTTCAAA
This window encodes:
- the LOC101877217 gene encoding rap1 GTPase-activating protein 1, which gives rise to MIEKMQGSRLDEQRCSLPAPLKTEEEYIPYPSIHEVLQKGWPYPLIILPQFGGYWIEGTSHNLSSSSPTLSDAPFPWSGKAKLESDPTAKLYRKHFLGKEHQNFYSSDMSLGYLVLSVKYEQIEKQENLRLLLRTRTGTKHDLIPISCLNEFPNAVQMAKLVCEDVNVERFFPVLYPKASQLIVAFDEHVISNNFKFGVIYQKPGQTTEEEVFSNTEESLGFLEFLDFLGDRIQLQDFRGFRGGLDVTRGQTGTESVYTNFRGKEIMFHVSTKLPFTEGDSQQLQRKRHIGNDIVAIIFQDESTPFVPDMIASNFLHAYVVVQLTHGTTGDTLYKVSVTARDDVPFFGPPLPNPAIFRKSAEFREFLLVKLINAEYSCYRAEKFAKLEERTRSALLESLFEELQLRSRSMMGLPVGEDDKIENGSGGFLENFKRVIRGRSQSLDTMGISMRKQQPTTLPSRPTPAGLALSQSVAEGPKAVAASFALPGRSPSRTRASRFHGRRSSAIGIENIQEEKSRDTAERIQKMLDSPGTFFDLKSDGSSSPSSPEFPNRKSKHI